Genomic segment of Iocasia fonsfrigidae:
ACCTGCCAATTCAATTCGCGGTTGGACAGTCGCTTTAGAACTTCCGGTTTTATACTTGCCTCTCCATTCCCAATAAATACGTGTTTTTTCGTCTTCCTTCAGTCCAGCAACTCTCTCTTTAATTAAGACCCTATACTGAGATATAAAAGCAATTAACTCCGTAGCTTTCTCTTCATTATTAACAATCTTAGCTAATTTTCTAATTACATTAAAAAGATTACTGGCTTCAGAAGTTCTTTCAGCTATTGTTGGAATACCAAAATCATTGAACTTTTTGCGGGCATCATCCTGAAGCATGGTATCAGCAATAATAACATCAGGGTTCAACTCTATAATAGACTCAATTTGCGGTCTATATGAAGAACTTGCAACAATTGGTACATCTTCTAGCATACTCAAAGCAGCTGAGGTAGCACTCCAATCATCCCTTCCTATTATTTTATTACCAGCATCTAGGGCAATAAGCATTTCATTTAAAGGAGCACTAAGACAAATAATTCTTTTCACAGGGAGTTTAATTTTAACTCTGTAACCATCAGAATCTGTTAGGATAATAGTGTTATCTGCAAAGACATAAGTTGACCCTAATAAAACTATCACTAATGAAAAAACAAGTAATAAAATATAGTTTTTCAAATTTTTCTGGCCCATTTTTATCTCTCTTTCTTATAGTATAATTAATATATAATATTAAAGCTGCCTCTTCTAAAAAAGGCAGCTGTGAATAATCATGTTTTATGTATAAATAGTAATAAATACATCATTTAACGATTGTATAATAATAAAAAAACGCCTTTCCGGGGAAAGGCAAAAATAATCATATCTAAATCAGCACATATTAATACTTATTCAAACATGAGTTATCCCTCGTTACCTCTAATGCCGGAGGAAATACGAAGTACACAATAATGGCAGGTCTTCTGGCTCCAGCCCCTAACAATTATTTCATGCCTATCCTTCCCGTTTAAAAACAGTGGATATGCAAATACTTATACAGGCTGTTACAGCTACGACTACAGCAACGGTCTCTCACCGTTTTCCCTATTAATTTTAAAAACCATTAATGGAACTCAATTATATTTTATTGTAACAAACAAATAAAATTATCCCGCTCCTTTTTTTATTGCTATATATTACTGATTTATAATAACACATAGCTCAAAAATATATCTTGTAATAATTTGTACATATTTTGTAATTTTTAATTAAACTCTAATGTAATTATACTATATTACAGAACAAAAGGTCAAATAACTATTAGAATTAAAATAAATTTAAACATTTCACAGACAAACTTTTATCCTAAAACAAACTATCAGCTGCCGTTAACTCAGTATTAAATTCCGTCTGATACAATTTCTTATATACACCATTTTCTTTCTTGATGAGTTCTTCATGTCTGCCCCTTTCTACAATACCCTCATCAGTCAGAACAAGGATCTCGTCAGCATTTTTCACTGTAGAAAGCCGGTGGGCAATAACCAGTGTTGTCCTACCTCTGGCTAACTCTTCCAGTGAAGCCTGGATTATCTTTTCACTCTGATTATCCAGTGAGGAAGTGGCCTCATCTAAAATTAAAATCGGTGGATTCTTTAAAAATGACCTGGCAATCGATAATCTCTGTTTCTGACCCCCGGAGAGCTTGACCCCTCTTTCACCAATCTCTGTTTCATAGCCATTTTCCATATTTTTAATGAATTGATGGGCATTGGCTTTCCTGGCTGCTTCAACTATCTCTTCATCTGTTGCTTTGAAATTTCCATAAAGGATATTATCCCTGACAGTCCCATTAAACAAAAATACATCCTGTTGTACTATACCGATATTATTCCGCAATGAATTGAGTTTGATATCCTTTATATCTACTCCATCTATAAAAATCTTACCACTATCTATCTCATAAAAACGGGGTAACAGATTACAAATAGTTGTTTTACCGGCCCCAGAAGGGCCAACAAAAGCTACTGTCCGTCCTGGTTCTACTTCAATATTAATATTTTTTAGTACATGTGATTTGTTATCATAACTAAAACTAACATTCTGATATTTAATTTTCCCCTTCACATCATCCATTTCAATAGCATCACTTTTATCTTCTATCTGCGGTTTAATAGCCAGTATATTGGTAAAGCGGCTAAAACCAGACATACCCCTCTGCAATTGCTCATTAAAATTTACTAACCTTCTTATCGGCTGCATAAACATATTGACATAAAAGAGAAAAGCTACTAATTGACCTGTACTCAATTCGCCCCGGTAAATAAAATATGTACCAGCACCAAGTGTAACAACCCTGATTAGATTGATAAACAGGTTCATCCCGGCATGAAAACGGGCCATATTTTTCATGGCATATTCCCGGGAACGGCGGAACTGATTATTACCTTCATCAAATTTCTTCTTTTCAAAACCTTCATTAGTAAACGATTTAACTACCCTGATACCACTAAGGCTATCTTCAATAATAGAATTTACCTCAGCAACCTTTTCTCTGATATCTTTAAAGGCAATATACATTTTTTGACCCAATTTAAGAGAAAAGAATATCATCAGCGGCAGCAGCATAAAGGTTACCAAAGCCAGTTTCAAACTCATTCCAGCCATAATAAGGAAAGAACCAATAATCATGATCACAGAAATAAAAAAGTCTTCAGGACCATGATGAGCTAGCTCAGAAATATTATTAAGGTCATTAACAATTCGGGACATAAGATAAGCAACCTTATTATCATCATAAAACTTAAAAGAAAGCTTCTGGAGATGGCTAAAAATCTCTTCCCTCATATCAGTCTCCATCCTAATACCAACAACATGACCCCAGAAGTGAACTATATATTGTAAAATAAAGCGAAAAAGATAAAGCACTATAAGAATAAACACCAGTCTAGCCGCTATAGTAAAATTCCTATCTGGAAAATATGTATCGACTAGCTTCTGAATAAAGATTGGAAAAACAAGATCTAAGCCTGACATTAAAAAGGCACAGGAAATATCCAGTACAAATAATTTCCAGTGTTTTTTATAATAACTACTAAATTTCTTTAACATAAAAAAGAAAACCCCCCAAAAATAATAACTGTAATATTTATGTATTATTAATTATTAACATCATTTATTATAATACACTCCACTAATTATAGCAATTTTATCAGGAGGAAAATCTTATATTATTTTCTTATTTTAATCCAAACAATAAACCACCCTGGTAAATAATAAATCCAATTATCCAGGCCAGCATAAAGGTATATACAGCAGTAAAGACCATCCACTTCCACGAATTGGTCTCTCTTTTAATAGCAGCCAGGGTAGCAATACACGGTGTATATAATAATGTTAGAATCATCATCACATAGGCTTTTAAAGGGGTAAAATTATTCATTATAACTGTACTTAATCCCCCATCACCGACACTATAGACTACTCCTAGAGCTGCAACCACTACCTCCTTAGCTAAAACACCAAATATTAGAGAAGCAGTAGCCTGCCAGTTTCCCAAACCAAGGGGCGAAAAAACGGGAGACAAAAAGTCAGCAATTCTGCCTATCATACTCTCCTGACTGGCATAAGCCACTCCTACCGGTAAACTTGCCAGAGCCCAGATTAAAATTACAACAGCAAATATAATCGTCCCGGCTTTTTTAATAAAAGTTCTTGCCCTCTGCCACATATGAATCAGAATAGTCCTGATACCAGGTAATCTATAGGGAGGTAATTCCATTACAAATGTACCTGTTTCATTCTTAAAAAGAAAAGATCTAAAGAATTTTGCCATAAATATTGCAATAACTATTCCTAAAACATAAAGAGAGAAAATAACATTACCCTCTTTCCCTGGGAAAAAAACAGCTGCAAAAACTATATAAACAGGTAATCTGGCTGAACAGGACATAAAACTATTGATAAGAATAGTAATCACTCTATCATCCCTATTTTCCAGTGTACGGGCAGCCATTACTCCGGTAACATTACAACCAAATCCCAGGATAAGGGGAATAAATGACTTGCCATGCAGACCAAAATTCTGCATAATTTTATCCATTACATAAGCAGCCCTGGACATATATCCACTATCTTCAAGTATAGAAATACACAAAAAAAGCAGAAAAATATTCGGCAGATATACTAAAACAGCACCAACCCCAGCAATGATGCCATCAATAAACAGTGAATTTAAAAATACAACACCCCCAATATTTGGTAAAAACGTTTCGAGAAAATCTGTTAAATATACAAAAAACCCTTTAATAAAAAGGCTTATAGGATTGCTTAAAGTAAATGTAATTTTAAAGAGAGTCCACATAATTAAAAAAAATACTGGTAAACCCAGAAAACGGTTGGTCACTATTTTATCAATTCTGTCACTGAAGGAAATCTCATTTCTATTAATCAGGGGAAACTTAAGCACATCATTAACAAGACCATGGATAAAGGCATATTTTTTCTCAACTATAAGGGCATCACTTTCTTCACCTGTTTCAGTCTCAATACTTTCCAGGCTTTTTCTAATCCGGTTTATTGAATAATTAGTAATTTCTTTTTCAATTTCTTTTATAATGTGTTCATCCTGTTCAAGAATTCCAACTGCTAAGTAGCGTGTATTATAATCTCTATTTATACCTGGATTACTGTCCAAAATTGCCTTAATCTCAGCAATCTCCCTTTCAATATCATTTCCATAGTCTATTTTAAAATTAATAGCCATATCTTTCCTGAATTCCTCTACAGCCCTGGCCACTAAATTATTAATGCCTTTACCCTTTGTCGCAATAGTCCTTACCACCGGGACACCTAGAAAATCACTAAGCTTTTCAATATCAATATTAAAATTCTTTTTACTTACTTCATCATACATATTCAGAACCAGTATAAGCTGAACACCCATTTCTAATAACTGGGTTGTTAAGTAAAGATTTCGTTCCAGATTGGTAGCATCTACTACATTAATAACCAGGTCTGTCCCTTTTGATAGGAGAAAATCTTTAGCAATAAGTTCATCTTCTGAATAAGCGCCCAGACTATATATTCCTGGAAGATCAACTATCTTAAGTGATAGGTCTTTATAGTTTAAATAACCCTCTTTCTTCTCTACCGTAACCCCAGGCCAGTTGCCAACATGTTGTTTAGTACCAGTCAGTTGATTAAATATACTGGTCTTTCCTGAGTTAGGGTTGCCGGCTATAGCAACTATTAACTCATCTGCTTTTTCTGCTACAGCTATATTTTTTTTGCTTGCTTTCATTTTAACCACCTTTTATTACTCCACCTCTACATAAATTTCTGCTGCTTCTTTTTTCCGCAAACTCAAATTATATCCCTTTACATTAAGTTCAATAGGGTCTCCTAAAGGTGCCTTACCCTTTACTTTTATATGTGTCCCTGGAATCAAACCCATTTCTAACAATTTCTTTTTCTTCTTCCCTTTAGCAGTAATCTTAACAATTCTAGCAGAATCATTAACAACAAGCTCATTTAATGAAGCAATACTATCTGGGGAAATTTTTCCCTTGGTTTCAGTCATCTGAAATAGTTCACTTATACAACTGCTTTCTAAATCAATACTATTTGTATTAACCAGAAAATCAACTAACCGTTCCATAGTAACAGAACTAACTACATGTTCCATTAAACAGGCATCTTTCTCAGCAATCTCCTCTTCAACTTTCAAAATATTAACTAAGAAATTCTTAATAATTTTGTGTCGGCATGATATTTTTCTTGCATAATCCTTACCCATTTTAGTTAAGATAACCGGTCCATATTTTTCCTGTTCTACCAGTTTTAATTTAGATAGTTTATTAACTACTTCGTTTACACTGGAGGCAGCAATCTCTAACTTCCTGGCAATATCGGATACACGGGCTGAACCCTCTTTCTCGGAAATCAAAAATATTGTTTCTAAATAATCTTCCATTGATGAAGAAAGACTCATTGTCTTATCCATCATAATCATCCTTTCTCTTTAATTGTACTAACAGTGATTAGGTTTCCCTAATATATACTTAAAAAATTATATTTTCCATTACTTCTTTTCCTTGATAATATAAAACTTCAATATCATTATACACCAGAATACTACTCTTTATCAAATAATTCAATTAAATTATATTATATATAATATCTAAATCAGTAGGTTTCAAAGAAAATAAGTCTCTTAAAATTAATCCTAAGAGACTTAAATGGACAATATCTTTGAATCACATTTTTTAGGGAATTTCAAAAGTTAAAGTAGCTGTATAACTTAATGTATTGCATTTTGTACTCATTTCACCTTCAGGGGGCAATTTCATCTGGGCTTTTAGTAACCATGGACCCCAGTGAGTAATTCTTATTTTGGCTATACCATCACTACTTGTTGTGGTTGCATAGGCAAAATCATCACTACTAGAAAAGCCACTGTAAGTAGCATATAATTTGCAAAATTTAGCTGGTTTACCATCAAATAAAACCTTAACTCGTAAAAACTGTCCATTACTTGCATTAAATTTATAGGGATTGTCTAGGGGAATTATTTCTAATTTTTGACCAATTGGTTTAGCAAAAGAATCATCATTTGTTTCACCCACAGATATTAAGCATTTAGCATACTGTTCATAGTAATTACTTAAAATAACACCCTTGAGACCGCTTTTAGGCCCTAATTTATGATGGATTTTCCCGTTATCGACGTGCATAGTATAAAATCCTGGTTTCTTTGCAGCATAAACAGTATAAAAACCAGGTTTTTCAAAACTTAACGAAGTTGCTAAAAACCCTCCCTCTCCTGGAGCAATTTCCTTTTTCCCTAATTCTTCATTAAATAGAGAAATTTCTTTAAATCCCTTAACATCAGGAAAATCTGCTACAGGATAACGATGACCCCAACCAAAATAAATCTTACTCATTCCTCCAAATTTTTCATAAAATGATGGTGCATAATCTGTAGAATTTATCCACAGACTATGAGCAGACACAAATCCAGAAAACAAAAAAAACATTGCTAACAACAAACCCCAAACAATACCTATTTTACCCTTTTTAATCATATTCATTGTTCCCTCCTATTAATATTTTAATATGTAAAATTTTTATTTTTCCCTATTTTATTTATTATAACTTAACTACCATACCTAAGTAATATTCAATACCGTCTATTTCAGGTTCATTATCTATATCATCAATACCTAGCAAATTATCAACATTAAAGTACATTTCATAATTATCACTAATTCTTTTATTAAAAGCAACATTAACTAAAGAATAATCTTTTACTTTATTCTCATTTTCATCATCACTATATGATTCCCCTTTATAGATACTAGAGAATTGAACATCTAATTCATATGGGGTTTTCCAATCAAACTTAAAAGATAGACTATCTCTAGATCGATCAGTTAATTCTTTTCCTGTTTCTTTGTTTTCTGTATCAAGAAAAGTATATCCCAAAGTTCCACTAATATTTTCACTTAATCTGATACGACAATTTATTTCCGCTCCCTGAATTAACGCCTCTTCTACATTTTCCCAATACATATCATAGGGATAGCCATTTCTTTCTATCCTGGAACTAACTAAATTATCAACATCATTCCTAAATAAAGTTGTACTTAATGTTACATTTTTGGTGAAATCATAGTCCAACCCCAACTGATAACCAAGAGATTCTTCTGGTTCTAAATCAGCATTAGCATGTACTAAATATGGACCCATCCTCCACTCATCTGCATAAAGATTAACTAAAGTTGGCGCTTTAAAAGCCTTACCTACCGACCCTCTAACCCTCATCAGCTCATTTATCTGATAAGATGCTCCTAAATTAGGGCAGACCTCTGTTCCCCAAAGTTCATGACTATCAATCCTGGTTCCTAAAACAACTTGTAGTAGTGTAAAATCCATTTCGTCCTGAATAAATATACTCTTAATATTCTGGGATTCTTCATAATCTTTACCCTTATCATCACGTTCTTCTAAACTATATTCCCCTCCTATAGTAAACAAATGCCTGGTGCCCAACAATCTATTATAACCTAGCTCTAATTCAGTAGAATCCTCTTTATAATTTGTTCCTTCATCTGTTGTCCAATGTTTATAATTAAGCAATGAACTCCTTATGTAAAAATTTGAAAAAACATCAGGTTCAAATTTCCATTTCATATTTAAACCATGCCTCTCTTGTACCCTATCATCATACTCATGCTCTAATCTTGAATAATAAGGGCTAAATTCAAACTTAGCTTGAGGAGTAAAATCGAGAGCAAAACTAGCATTTAGAATATCTTTATTATATCTATCTTCTTTTTTTATTCCATCAGAACTTTGACGTGTAAAACTGAAATTTCCTCCAATTTCATTTTTATTAAAACCACCACTTAAATTAGTATTCCTGGTATTGTTCGACCCTGCTTCTGCTGAAAGATTAGCATAGTTTTTTTTAGGAGTTTTTTTAGTAATTATATTTATAACCCCACCCATGGCATCACTTCCATAAAGTGAAGAAAATGGCCCTTTAACAATTTCAATCTGCTGCACCATATCAATAGAAATTGTAGATAAATCAACACAATTATGCCCACCACGGAAACGCTGACCATCAACCAATACTAAAGTATATTTGCTCCCCATACCACGTAATTGGACACCGTTATTTCCCCAACTCCCACTATCTTGAATTGCCTTAACTCCATTTATAAAATTCAATGCCTCCATAACTGTCTTGGCATTAGACTCTTTTAATTCTTCTGCAGTAATTACCTCAACTATCAGTGGAACTTCACTTATTTTTTTCTCAGTCTTAGTAGAAGTAGTTACCACAATCTCACCTAAGTCCTTTTCTTCATCAGAATTCACCTCTTGATTTGTGGCTTTTATTGGTATAGTAAAATTAATTAATAAAAGAAACAAAAAA
This window contains:
- a CDS encoding ABC transporter substrate-binding protein gives rise to the protein MGQKNLKNYILLLVFSLVIVLLGSTYVFADNTIILTDSDGYRVKIKLPVKRIICLSAPLNEMLIALDAGNKIIGRDDWSATSAALSMLEDVPIVASSSYRPQIESIIELNPDVIIADTMLQDDARKKFNDFGIPTIAERTSEASNLFNVIRKLAKIVNNEEKATELIAFISQYRVLIKERVAGLKEDEKTRIYWEWRGKYKTGSSKATVQPRIELAGGINICANTVGRYPEVSSEYVIQENPELIIRMESPGVSNEEMKESWKEIINRTGLKNTSAVKNDRVYVMTWLVNSGLPSVVGDLYYAKLAHPELFADIEPQAVYADLMNKFFRISIDDNKQLIFPEY
- a CDS encoding ABC transporter ATP-binding protein yields the protein MLKKFSSYYKKHWKLFVLDISCAFLMSGLDLVFPIFIQKLVDTYFPDRNFTIAARLVFILIVLYLFRFILQYIVHFWGHVVGIRMETDMREEIFSHLQKLSFKFYDDNKVAYLMSRIVNDLNNISELAHHGPEDFFISVIMIIGSFLIMAGMSLKLALVTFMLLPLMIFFSLKLGQKMYIAFKDIREKVAEVNSIIEDSLSGIRVVKSFTNEGFEKKKFDEGNNQFRRSREYAMKNMARFHAGMNLFINLIRVVTLGAGTYFIYRGELSTGQLVAFLFYVNMFMQPIRRLVNFNEQLQRGMSGFSRFTNILAIKPQIEDKSDAIEMDDVKGKIKYQNVSFSYDNKSHVLKNINIEVEPGRTVAFVGPSGAGKTTICNLLPRFYEIDSGKIFIDGVDIKDIKLNSLRNNIGIVQQDVFLFNGTVRDNILYGNFKATDEEIVEAARKANAHQFIKNMENGYETEIGERGVKLSGGQKQRLSIARSFLKNPPILILDEATSSLDNQSEKIIQASLEELARGRTTLVIAHRLSTVKNADEILVLTDEGIVERGRHEELIKKENGVYKKLYQTEFNTELTAADSLF
- the feoB gene encoding ferrous iron transport protein B, with the protein product MKASKKNIAVAEKADELIVAIAGNPNSGKTSIFNQLTGTKQHVGNWPGVTVEKKEGYLNYKDLSLKIVDLPGIYSLGAYSEDELIAKDFLLSKGTDLVINVVDATNLERNLYLTTQLLEMGVQLILVLNMYDEVSKKNFNIDIEKLSDFLGVPVVRTIATKGKGINNLVARAVEEFRKDMAINFKIDYGNDIEREIAEIKAILDSNPGINRDYNTRYLAVGILEQDEHIIKEIEKEITNYSINRIRKSLESIETETGEESDALIVEKKYAFIHGLVNDVLKFPLINRNEISFSDRIDKIVTNRFLGLPVFFLIMWTLFKITFTLSNPISLFIKGFFVYLTDFLETFLPNIGGVVFLNSLFIDGIIAGVGAVLVYLPNIFLLFLCISILEDSGYMSRAAYVMDKIMQNFGLHGKSFIPLILGFGCNVTGVMAARTLENRDDRVITILINSFMSCSARLPVYIVFAAVFFPGKEGNVIFSLYVLGIVIAIFMAKFFRSFLFKNETGTFVMELPPYRLPGIRTILIHMWQRARTFIKKAGTIIFAVVILIWALASLPVGVAYASQESMIGRIADFLSPVFSPLGLGNWQATASLIFGVLAKEVVVAALGVVYSVGDGGLSTVIMNNFTPLKAYVMMILTLLYTPCIATLAAIKRETNSWKWMVFTAVYTFMLAWIIGFIIYQGGLLFGLK
- a CDS encoding metal-dependent transcriptional regulator gives rise to the protein MDKTMSLSSSMEDYLETIFLISEKEGSARVSDIARKLEIAASSVNEVVNKLSKLKLVEQEKYGPVILTKMGKDYARKISCRHKIIKNFLVNILKVEEEIAEKDACLMEHVVSSVTMERLVDFLVNTNSIDLESSCISELFQMTETKGKISPDSIASLNELVVNDSARIVKITAKGKKKKKLLEMGLIPGTHIKVKGKAPLGDPIELNVKGYNLSLRKKEAAEIYVEVE
- a CDS encoding DUF4198 domain-containing protein, giving the protein MNMIKKGKIGIVWGLLLAMFFLFSGFVSAHSLWINSTDYAPSFYEKFGGMSKIYFGWGHRYPVADFPDVKGFKEISLFNEELGKKEIAPGEGGFLATSLSFEKPGFYTVYAAKKPGFYTMHVDNGKIHHKLGPKSGLKGVILSNYYEQYAKCLISVGETNDDSFAKPIGQKLEIIPLDNPYKFNASNGQFLRVKVLFDGKPAKFCKLYATYSGFSSSDDFAYATTTSSDGIAKIRITHWGPWLLKAQMKLPPEGEMSTKCNTLSYTATLTFEIP
- a CDS encoding TonB-dependent receptor plug domain-containing protein, which translates into the protein MFRNHKRILGLVFLFLLLINFTIPIKATNQEVNSDEEKDLGEIVVTTSTKTEKKISEVPLIVEVITAEELKESNAKTVMEALNFINGVKAIQDSGSWGNNGVQLRGMGSKYTLVLVDGQRFRGGHNCVDLSTISIDMVQQIEIVKGPFSSLYGSDAMGGVINIITKKTPKKNYANLSAEAGSNNTRNTNLSGGFNKNEIGGNFSFTRQSSDGIKKEDRYNKDILNASFALDFTPQAKFEFSPYYSRLEHEYDDRVQERHGLNMKWKFEPDVFSNFYIRSSLLNYKHWTTDEGTNYKEDSTELELGYNRLLGTRHLFTIGGEYSLEERDDKGKDYEESQNIKSIFIQDEMDFTLLQVVLGTRIDSHELWGTEVCPNLGASYQINELMRVRGSVGKAFKAPTLVNLYADEWRMGPYLVHANADLEPEESLGYQLGLDYDFTKNVTLSTTLFRNDVDNLVSSRIERNGYPYDMYWENVEEALIQGAEINCRIRLSENISGTLGYTFLDTENKETGKELTDRSRDSLSFKFDWKTPYELDVQFSSIYKGESYSDDENENKVKDYSLVNVAFNKRISDNYEMYFNVDNLLGIDDIDNEPEIDGIEYYLGMVVKL